A genome region from Rissa tridactyla isolate bRisTri1 chromosome 18, bRisTri1.patW.cur.20221130, whole genome shotgun sequence includes the following:
- the LOC128919051 gene encoding S100P-binding protein-like, producing MDDHSLHAFGPSLSHEFKPTVHDRVPRAKRLSDSAEQVQAQHSAKKPCVLSHHRSTPDPSEKLLLCSPDSACFQGSSHFLDDVGHDDLVASSASKYDDVAISLDTTRCFDDSEPDDSLLELSDSEEGNSPFNYTEEEIQEILADNCVESERYLTRKSTLSQNVNGESEKDESSSCTGVSVISEDASVASEITETPNELLCRDCSSPDSECYPGLLNESASLDKNYLQSSQVNCMLFDLDIPELLSLSPIDADYVDHPLEDDYLEEAERETSEEIIIDCLEYDRMASSCVPKESLEELMSNGRQSLGVGCLGGTPFASRDVPGSCSDREESSMPSSHPACGQRRADESSAPLLPRCPTPRSRNREFSKETKSCFSRKLNFVEDDGGQESSAVEQPSNSIKLSDTAVGQIGQEETTSGKKLGKVIPVPQEEEEERNHPMSNKKPTQKYSLTQWVSKKLAKHHHFQSIPDQFQRSPVTAFSNV from the exons ATGGATGACCATTCCCTTCATGCCTTTGGGCCTAGTCTTTCCCATGAATTTAAACCTACTGTTCATGATAGAGTTCCCAGGGCCAAAAGGCTGTCGGATTCCGCAGAGCAGGTTCAGGCCCAGCACTCAGCTAAGAAACCTTGTGTGTTGAGTCATCACCGTAGCACTCCAGATCCATCAGAGAaactgctgctgtgttccccagATTCTGCCTGCTTTCAAGGATCCTCTCATTTTCTGGATGATGTTGGCCATGATGACCTTGTTGCCAGTTCTGCGTCAAAATATGATGATGTAGCCATTTCTCTAGATACAACCAGATGTTTTGATGATAGCGAGCCAGATGACTCCTTGTTGGAACTGTCAGACAGTGAAGAAGGGAATTCTCCTTTCAATTACACTGAGGAAGAGATCCAGGAAATCTTGGCAGATAATTGCGTGGAATCTGAGCGGTACCTAACTAGAAAAAGCACTCTGAGCCAAAATGTAAACGGAGAGAGTGAAAAGGACGAGAGCAGCAGCTGCACTGGCGTATCAGTCATCAGCGAAGATGCAAGTGTGGCCTCAGAGATCACAGAGACACCAAATGAACTTCTGTGCAGAGACTGTTCTTCACCTGATTCTGAATGTTATCCTGGCCTTTTGAATGAAAGTGCTAGTTTGGACAAGAACTATCTGCAGTCATCCCAAGTAAATTGCATGTTGTTTGACCTTGACATTCCGGAGCTTCTGAGTCTTAGCCCAATTGATGCCGACTATGTAGATCACCCTCTGGAGGACGATTATTTGGAGGAAGCTGAAAGAGAAACTTCAGAAGAAATCATAATCGATTGTCTAGAGTATGATAGAATGGCTAGTAGCTGTGTTCCCAAAGAATCCTTGGAGGAGCTGATGTCTAACGGCCGGCAAAGCCTGGGTGTGGGTTGCCTGGGAGGGACTCCTTTTGCAAGCAGAGATGTGCCTGGCTCCTGTAGTGATCGTGAGGAAAGCTCCATGCCCTCTTCTCACCCTGCCTGTGGCCAGAGGAGAGCTGATGAGAGTTCAGCACCGCTGTTACCAAGGTGTCCCACTCCCAGGTCCAGAAACCGAgaattttctaaagaaacaaagaGCTGTTTTTCACGGAAATTAAACTTTGTAGAGGATGATGGAGGGCAGGAATCTTCAGCAGTTGAACAGCCATCAAACAGCATTAAA TTAAGTGATACAGCTGTAGGCCAGATTGGGCAGGAAGAGACAACCAGTGGGAAGAAGCTTGGCAAAGTTATTCCTGTgccacaggaggaggaggaggaaag